Genomic DNA from Actinomycetes bacterium:
AGAACGCTTTGCAAGGCCAGGGTGGCGAGCGCGCCAGCGGCGATCGTGTAGCCGGTCAGTGCGGCAATCCGGGCGGCGCGACCGCGGACGAGCAGCCCGGTAACCGCACCCGCAGCGATCGAGGTGATGGTCAGCGGGATCAGCGCGCCGGGGATCGACGCGCCGTGCGGGTCGTGGGTCGGGTTGGGGGCCAGGTCGATCACGGTCACCGTCACGCTAGGGAGGGCGCGCGCCACTGCCGCCGGCACGGTCTGGGCGAGGGTTTGTGAGACCGTCGGGCTGGCCGCCGAGGCAGTGTACAGCGTCGCTCCGGTGGCCATGAGCGAGACGGCCGCATACACCCGCCGGTTGCTGACCGCGCCCCGCGCGGCGGTGTCGTCGGGCAGGACCGTGACGGCGAAGGCTCCCGGCTCGGAGTGGGCAAGCCCCTGAGCCAAGCCCTGGGCGGCCTGTGGTGGACCAGCGACGGCGATGGGGAGCGCGTGGGGGGCTTGGCGCGAGGAGGACCAGGAGAAGACCAGCACCAGCAGGAACTGCGCTCCTACGATGGCCGCCACCGCCACCAGCGCGACTCGGGCGTTGGACCGCTCGCGGCCCGCGCGCGGGCTGCTTGTCGCGGCGGGTGCACCTGCCATGGCTCCTCCAGCATCTAGGCGCACGTCGGCGCCGACCCTCGCGTTCGGGCAACCTGCCCGGCTAGGAGACGACGGCCCGATAGTCGTGGACGAAGTCGGCAATTGTCCGCGGCTCGCGTCCCAGGAGCTGCGCGACGTCGGGGGTCACGATGGCGGCATAGCCGGCCTTGAAGACCGCGAACAGCGCGAGGATGTCTTCGACCTGGCTGTCGGGGAGGCCGAAGCCGCGAAGGGTCTGCCCGAAGGCCTCTGGGGTCACGTCGATGTAGGCGACGTCGTGGCCAAGTTCTGACTGGAACGCTGCGGCGATCTGGGTGTAGGTGATCGCTTGCCCGCCGGTGAGTGTGTGGGTGAGGCCCTCGTGTCCGTCGCTGGTGAGGACGGTGGCCGCCACATCGGCGATGTCGCGGGCGTCGAGATATCCAACCGCGCCGTCACCGGCGGAGCCGTAGATGGCGCCCTGTTTGATCGACTCAGCACTTGAGAGGAGGTTCTGGAAGTAGCCGCTGGGCGCCAGGATGGTCCAGGGCAGAGAACTTGAGGCGAGGTAAGCGTCCAGCGCGGCGTGGCCGCGGGCGTAGCTGATGGGGCTGGTGAGGTCGGCGCCCATGACTGAGATGCGAACCAGGTGCGAGACCCCGGCGCTCGCGGCGGCGTCGATGAGTGGTCGTTGCAGGTCAATGAAGCCGTCCAGCGACGGGGTGTTGAGGAAGACCTTCTCCACGCCGTTCAGTGCCGCCTTGACCGAGGCCACGTTGCCAAGATCTCCCGCGATGATCTCGACCCGGTCACCGAACGCCGTCTGCGCCTTTGCCGTGTCGCGCACGAGCACTCGCACGGGCACACCGCGATCGAGGAGGGCAGGAACAAGGGCCGATCCGATGTTGCCGTTGGCGCCGGTGACGAGAATCATGGCAGGACCCTTCCCGTGGATGAGTCAATGATTGGTATCTCCAACTATTGGCCGGGACGCTACCCTGCCTACATGAACGCTGCAAGACCCGACGGCGAGATCCTGCAGCCTCCGCAGGTGATGCTCTCAACGCCGACCTACCTGATCGGTCGGCTGTCTGTCGACGGGCGGCGGCGCGCTGCCGCCGCTGTCGCAAGCGCCGGCCTACGGCTGAACTCCTACGCCGTCCTCGCCTGCTTGCACGAGTACGGGCTGTCCTCCCAGCGCGACCTGTCCGTGCGGCTAGGGCTGGACCCCAGCGACATCGTTGCCGTCCTAGACGAGCTGGAGTCTCACGGCTACGTGAGTCGTAGCCGCTGCTCTGAGGACCGGCGCCGACACAACGTGGCCATAACAGCGTCGGGGAAACGGGCACGCGAGGCGGGCGCGAAGGCGCTCGAGGCAGCTCAGGAAGCATTCCTTGCAATCCTCGATCCGGCCGAGCGCGAGCAGCTCACCACCCTGCTGCGGCGCATACACGACCAGCACTCCGCCTGCTCGTAGCAGATCTCCTGGCACCAGCCGGGACCCGACACAGTCTGCCTCGCGCACCGACGTGCCGATAGCGTGCCGCTGAGCGTGCACGCTAAGTGCCGATCAAGTGCGACTCGATCCAGCCTTAGCTGCGCCGGTGCTCAAGCAGGGGTCGGCGTGTGGAATGGGTCTACCCGGAGGTCAGCACCGTCTGGTGGAGCTGGAAGGCGAGGTCGCCCCGGGAGTCGTTGTCCGGCCCACCCGTCATGGGAACGAGCACGGAGACGGCCGTGGCGTCCTTCGGCCACACGAGCACGATCGAGGTGTACTGGATGTAGTTGCCGGCGTGGCCCCACACAGGCGCGCCATTGTCGTCAGCGATCATGGTCCCGAAGCCGTAGTTGAAGTCGCCGCCCTGCGGGTTCGCGGTGGTCATGACCTTCACCAGGCTGTTGTCGATGACGTGCCCGCCGTAGAGCAGGTAGCCCCAGCGGGCCAGGCTGGGCGCGTCGGCGGCCATCCCGGCGCCGGCACAGCTGCTGGTCGCCGCGGCGGTCGATGGCAGGTAGCCACTCGTGGCATCGATGACGGGGTAGGTGGTGTCGTCGACCGGCATCGCCAGCGGCGGCTGCGGCGTCTCGGGCTTGGCACCGGTCTGGGTCCAGATCCGGTCCAGCCCGGCGGGGGTGAGCAGGTCCGAGCGCACGACGCTGGCCAGCGGCTGGCCGGTGACCTTCTCGATCACCATGCCGAGGATGTAGTAGTTCAGCCCGTTGTACGCGGATGGCCCACCCAGGGTGCCCAGGCGGGCCGCATTGGGGTCGACGAGCGCGACGACGTCGGAGCAGGCCCACACCTTCGTCAGGTCAGCGCTGACCATGGGGCGGATGGTCGTCTCGGGCAGCTCAGGGAAGCCGGCGGTCATGGTGGCCAGCTGCCGGATGGTCGCCCCCTTCGAATCGAATGGCAGGGTCACGTAATCGGTGACCGGGGCGTCGAGCTTGATCTTCCCCTCCTGGGACAGCAGCAGGATCTCCGCTGCGACGAACGTCTTCGTGGTGCTGGCGATGGCCAACGCCGAGTCGGCCCGGATGGCCTTGCCCGCGCCGTCGACGCCGACAGCACCGGCCCAGCTGCCCTTCGGCGTCACCACAGCAGCCGACAGCCCCACGAGGTTCTTCTCCGCGATGTAGCGCGTGAGCTGCGCCTGCAACTGGTCAGCCGCCGGCTTCGGTAAGGCCGCGGCCGCCGACGCCGGCCACGACGGGCTGGACGTCGGGTGAGCCGCCGACGAGTCCGTCGCGGGGACCGAAGCCCCGGTGGTCGAGCCACCGGAGCCACCGCAGCCGCCCAGCGCCGTCATCACCGCCACCGCTGCCACAAGTCCGGAGATACCCAACAGGCTGTGGTGACGTGACGTCGTCATGACCCTCACCTCGACACCAACATGGCCCGGCCACCCCAACCCCGACAGGGGAGAAGGACCCCAGATCGTTCAGCCGAACGGAGCTCGCCTCCACGTCGATGCAGAGGCCCCCAGGGCACCGTGGACCGAGCCGCACCGACGTGCCGGCAGCGGGCGCACTTGGGGGGCCGTTGAGTGCAAGGGTGGGTGAATGCCTGAACCTCCCCCGGATGTCGCCGCCTACTACAACGCCCAGCCGTCCCCACACCGGGAGACCCTGGTGAAGATGCGCAAACGCATCCTGGCCGTGCTTCCCACCGCCTCGGAGCGCATCAAGTACCAGATGCCCACCTTCGTCTACGAGGGTCGGGACGTATGCGGGCTGATGGCGCACAAGAACCACATCGGCTACTACCCCTACAGCGGCTCCGTCCTGAGCCAGTTCCCCGACCTGGTGGACAAGTACGGGGGCACCAAAGGAGCCCTCCAGATGCCGGTCGACAAGCCCTTGCCCAAGGCGGTCGTCCGCGCCCTGCTGAAGGCCAGACTCGCCCAGCCAAGCTGATCGCCATCGAGGACCCGTAACCGCCCCGCTGCCCTTCGGGGCGGCGGGGCATCGCCATGCCTCGGGCACCTCGTCGAGTCGTGGGTCAGGGACCTGTCCGACGCTGGGCGCCTGGTCGTGACCAACGCCCACCTGAAGGTCGACGACGTGCCCACCATGATCCACTCGGCGATGGATGCCCCCTGGCACGTGGTGGGGCACGAGGAGGATCTCCTCACGACAGACGATCTTGACTTGCTGCTGTGGCGCGCCGAGGAGCTGTACCGGCACTTCCGGGACGCCGGGCTGGGGCTTGGCCAGGACGCCTCAGCCGTGGAGGGTGATTTGCTACGACGACCTGGTCGAGCCGCTGAGGATCACGCCTTGCCCCCAGTTGAAGCGATCTGACTGCATGTCGCCGTTTGGCCGCCCACAGAATCCGTCACCGGTAGCGTTCCCGCTGACGCAGCGCACCCCGCGTGCGCCGAGGAGGACATCATGAAGCGGCTCATCCCTGCGTTCGCGGTCTTGCTCCTGGTCGGGTTGGCCGGCTGCTCATCGACGTCGAACACGGTGGCGTCCAGCGTCTCGCCGACGACCACGGGTGCCACAACATCGCCCGCGGAAACGACCTCACCAAGCGGGACGCCGAGCTCGTCGACGGTCGCCGGAGGCACCGCCACCGATTACTGTGGCGCGTTCAAGGAGATCCAGGCCGTCAACGACACACCCTCCAGCGACCCCGCGACCGCCGGAGCAAAGATGCAGAAGGCGGCGGCCGACATGCGCAAGTACGCACCGACCGAGATCACAAAGGCCGCCAACACCTACGCCAACGTCATGGACAACATTGGGAAGGCCGCCGCAAGCGGGTCCTTCGACCAAGCCGCGCTCGCAAAGGCGATCTCGGATGGTATGGCGGGGAACGCAAAAGACATCGCCACCGTAGCGGTCTGGGTCGCCAAGAACTGCAAGCTCTGACCCTGATCTTTCAGCCGGTTTGTCGGTGAGGGTCGTGTCATAACGCGGAAGTGCCCTTGCTGCAAGGGAAAATCGTGAGTGTCGAAGTCGCGATCAACCGAGCAGAAGGGCACCCGCACGGTGAACGATACCGGGTTGTTGTTCGATGTCGAGGATGACCTGCTGGCGCGTCCGGCACGGGCTGTGCCGTCCCCGGTGGTGGCTGCGTCGGAGACGGACCTGACCCCGGTCGCGGGAGTCGCGTTGTGGGGTCCGCTGTTGGACCGGCTCAAAGTGGTCGCCGAGGCCGACCGACGTGCGTTGCGGCCGATCGGGCCGGGCGGGTTCACCGGTGGGGAGTGCTACCGGGCGTTGACCGAGGTGCTGCTGGCCGGTGGTGACTTCCTGGCCGACCGGTCGCTGTTGGCCGACCCGGCCACCGAGGCGTTGCGCGGATCGAACCGGCTACCGTCGGTGCCGACGCTTTGGCGGTTCCTGGCCGGCGCGGACCTGGGTCGGGTGGCCAAGGCGGGGGGCCTCACCGGTCCTCGCGCCGTGCCGCTGCTGAGCGCAGGTGATCGTCAACAGTCGCCGTACCCCTTCGGGTCGGCCGTCCAACTGGGCCACCTCCCGCCAGGCACGGTCCCGCCGGGCTGCAGCGGGGTCGTCCTCTGGCAGGTCGGGCCAGAACCGGTCCAGCCGGTAGCGATACGGACGGCCCGGCTCATGATCCGCGGGGCCGGACATCACAGCTCCCCCAGGTTCAGTCGGCGGGCCTCGTCGGCGGCCCGTTCGGCGGCGGTGGCCCGGGCGTAACGGTCGATCATGTCGCGGCGGGTCCACCCGGCGACGGCCATGAGGCCACCCTCAGACCCGCCCGCGGCCAGCCACCGGGACGCGGCGGTGTGCCGGAGCATGTGCGGGTGGAACCGTTCGATGCCCGCCTGGGTGGCCCGGGTGCGCAGG
This window encodes:
- a CDS encoding SDR family oxidoreductase, whose amino-acid sequence is MILVTGANGNIGSALVPALLDRGVPVRVLVRDTAKAQTAFGDRVEIIAGDLGNVASVKAALNGVEKVFLNTPSLDGFIDLQRPLIDAAASAGVSHLVRISVMGADLTSPISYARGHAALDAYLASSSLPWTILAPSGYFQNLLSSAESIKQGAIYGSAGDGAVGYLDARDIADVAATVLTSDGHEGLTHTLTGGQAITYTQIAAAFQSELGHDVAYIDVTPEAFGQTLRGFGLPDSQVEDILALFAVFKAGYAAIVTPDVAQLLGREPRTIADFVHDYRAVVS
- a CDS encoding MarR family winged helix-turn-helix transcriptional regulator is translated as MNAARPDGEILQPPQVMLSTPTYLIGRLSVDGRRRAAAAVASAGLRLNSYAVLACLHEYGLSSQRDLSVRLGLDPSDIVAVLDELESHGYVSRSRCSEDRRRHNVAITASGKRAREAGAKALEAAQEAFLAILDPAEREQLTTLLRRIHDQHSACS
- a CDS encoding serine hydrolase domain-containing protein; amino-acid sequence: MTTSRHHSLLGISGLVAAVAVMTALGGCGGSGGSTTGASVPATDSSAAHPTSSPSWPASAAAALPKPAADQLQAQLTRYIAEKNLVGLSAAVVTPKGSWAGAVGVDGAGKAIRADSALAIASTTKTFVAAEILLLSQEGKIKLDAPVTDYVTLPFDSKGATIRQLATMTAGFPELPETTIRPMVSADLTKVWACSDVVALVDPNAARLGTLGGPSAYNGLNYYILGMVIEKVTGQPLASVVRSDLLTPAGLDRIWTQTGAKPETPQPPLAMPVDDTTYPVIDATSGYLPSTAAATSSCAGAGMAADAPSLARWGYLLYGGHVIDNSLVKVMTTANPQGGDFNYGFGTMIADDNGAPVWGHAGNYIQYTSIVLVWPKDATAVSVLVPMTGGPDNDSRGDLAFQLHQTVLTSG
- a CDS encoding DUF1801 domain-containing protein, translating into MPEPPPDVAAYYNAQPSPHRETLVKMRKRILAVLPTASERIKYQMPTFVYEGRDVCGLMAHKNHIGYYPYSGSVLSQFPDLVDKYGGTKGALQMPVDKPLPKAVVRALLKARLAQPS